From Chryseobacterium shandongense, the proteins below share one genomic window:
- the kdpA gene encoding potassium-transporting ATPase subunit KdpA gives MNTEITGIVLMYALVVLFAIPLGRYMGKIFTKEKNWLDGIFNPIDKLFYKISGINPEKEMNWKQHLAALLTINVVWFLISMFVLTNMEWLPLNPDHNPSMSGDLAFNTAVSFVTNTNLQHYSGESGLSYLGQLTLMLWQFISAGCGIAIAAVVFLAMKERTTDKLGNFYFLFIRTCTRVLFPVAVIVASLLAFSGTPMTFEGKDTITTLQGDQVEVSRGPVAGFVAIKQLGTNGGGFFGPNSAHPLENPSYFTNIVETVSIMLIPIAMIFAMGYVLKRKKLAYTIFGVMTVGFLLLLIPTVINEMNGNPAIEKMGIAQNLGSMEGKEVRFGPAASAYWAINTTVTSNGSVNAMHDSLTPLSGMNTMLGMMVNAFYGGVGVGFLNFYIFIILAVFISGLMVGRTPEFLGKKIEAREMKIAMIIALLHPFLILVGTAISSYMVAHNPDEYGKWLNNPGFHGFSEMLYEFTSSSANNGSGFEGLADNNPFWNIACGIVMLMARYLPIIGPVAIAGSLAAKKYIPESAGTLKTDTSTFGLMVFAVIAIVAALSFFPALALGPIAEYFSM, from the coding sequence ATGAATACAGAAATTACAGGAATTGTTCTTATGTATGCTCTCGTGGTTTTATTTGCAATTCCTCTAGGAAGGTACATGGGAAAGATCTTTACCAAAGAAAAAAACTGGCTGGATGGAATATTCAATCCCATCGACAAATTATTTTACAAAATTTCCGGCATAAATCCTGAAAAGGAAATGAACTGGAAACAGCATCTTGCCGCTTTGCTTACTATTAATGTGGTTTGGTTTCTCATTTCCATGTTTGTGCTCACCAATATGGAATGGTTACCGCTCAACCCGGATCACAACCCTTCTATGAGTGGAGATTTGGCATTTAATACAGCAGTAAGCTTTGTTACCAATACCAATCTTCAGCATTATTCGGGAGAATCCGGATTGTCTTACTTAGGACAGTTAACATTAATGCTATGGCAGTTTATTTCTGCAGGTTGCGGTATTGCTATTGCCGCTGTGGTTTTCCTTGCCATGAAAGAGAGGACTACAGATAAATTGGGGAATTTTTATTTTCTATTCATCAGAACCTGCACCAGAGTTTTATTCCCGGTTGCTGTAATTGTAGCTTCTTTATTGGCTTTTAGTGGAACTCCGATGACGTTTGAAGGAAAAGACACCATCACAACTTTACAGGGAGATCAGGTAGAAGTCAGCCGTGGTCCGGTTGCAGGATTTGTGGCTATTAAACAGCTCGGAACCAATGGCGGCGGATTTTTCGGTCCGAACTCTGCACATCCTCTGGAAAACCCAAGTTACTTTACCAATATTGTAGAAACAGTTTCTATTATGCTGATTCCGATTGCAATGATATTTGCGATGGGTTATGTTTTGAAAAGAAAAAAATTAGCATATACTATTTTCGGGGTGATGACTGTAGGATTCCTCTTATTATTAATCCCAACGGTTATTAATGAAATGAACGGAAACCCGGCTATTGAAAAAATGGGAATCGCTCAGAATTTAGGAAGTATGGAAGGAAAAGAAGTTCGTTTCGGACCTGCAGCTTCAGCTTATTGGGCAATCAATACTACCGTGACCAGTAATGGTTCTGTGAATGCCATGCACGATTCTCTGACTCCGTTGTCCGGAATGAATACGATGCTCGGAATGATGGTGAATGCTTTCTACGGAGGCGTTGGAGTAGGTTTCCTCAACTTTTACATTTTTATTATTCTCGCAGTATTCATCAGTGGTCTGATGGTAGGAAGAACTCCTGAATTTTTAGGAAAGAAAATCGAGGCCAGAGAAATGAAAATTGCAATGATTATCGCACTTCTTCATCCTTTCTTGATTCTTGTAGGAACTGCCATCTCCAGTTATATGGTAGCACACAATCCCGATGAATACGGTAAATGGCTAAACAACCCCGGGTTCCACGGTTTCAGTGAAATGCTGTATGAATTTACCTCATCCAGTGCTAACAACGGAAGTGGTTTCGAAGGACTGGCGGATAACAACCCTTTCTGGAATATTGCCTGTGGAATTGTAATGTTGATGGCAAGATATTTACCGATTATCGGACCGGTAGCTATTGCGGGAAGCCTTGCTGCTAAAAAATACATTCCGGAAAGTGCAGGAACCTTAAAAACAGACACATCGACATTCGGTTTAATGGTTTTTGCTGTAATCGCTATTGTGGCGGCATTGTCATTCTTCCCGGCTTTGGCTTTAGGACC
- a CDS encoding potassium-transporting ATPase subunit F codes for MTALLIIAIAVFIYICYVLVKPEKF; via the coding sequence ATGACAGCACTATTAATCATTGCCATCGCCGTATTTATCTATATATGCTACGTCTTGGTGAAACCGGAAAAATTTTAA
- a CDS encoding sigma-54-dependent transcriptional regulator, whose protein sequence is MSKILVIDDEEKIRTLLSKILSLEGYEVFQASDLKNALKRLEFSDIDVAVCDVKLPDGSGVDFVKKIKEKYPSLEIILLTAFGNIQDGVQAIKNGAFDYITKGDDNNKIIPLVYKAMEKVSLNKRISQLEKQLGNRHSFESIIGHSKKIQSAVESAKKVATTDATVLLTGETGTGKEVFANAIHNASHRTKYNFIAVNCSAFSKELLENELFGHKAGAFTGAIKDSKGIFEEADKGTVFLDEIGEMPLDLQAKLLRVLESGEFLKVGDSKTTKIDVRIIAATNRDLEKEIENGNFREDLFYRINIFTVHLPPLRERVNDIEDLTYSFLKNFSLKIGKKISGFSKEYAEALKKHPWKGNIRELRNVIERSTILTDGEELQIDSLPQDFQNSQEINLKGKTLSAFELAGAEKIHIQKVLNYANGNKTKTAELLGIALTTLYRKIEEYQIK, encoded by the coding sequence GTGAGTAAAATACTGGTAATAGACGATGAAGAGAAAATAAGAACACTCTTATCCAAAATTTTGAGCCTGGAAGGATATGAAGTATTTCAGGCTTCAGATCTCAAAAATGCACTGAAGAGGCTGGAATTTAGTGATATAGATGTTGCAGTATGCGATGTAAAACTTCCGGACGGCAGCGGAGTCGATTTTGTAAAAAAAATAAAAGAAAAATATCCGTCGCTGGAAATTATCCTCCTCACTGCTTTCGGCAATATTCAGGATGGCGTTCAGGCTATTAAAAATGGGGCTTTCGACTATATTACGAAAGGTGACGACAACAATAAGATCATCCCGTTGGTTTATAAAGCGATGGAAAAAGTTTCTCTTAACAAGAGAATTTCACAGCTCGAAAAACAGTTGGGCAACAGACATTCATTTGAATCAATTATAGGACATTCTAAAAAAATACAATCTGCGGTAGAATCTGCTAAAAAAGTTGCGACCACCGATGCCACTGTATTGCTTACCGGCGAAACGGGCACCGGAAAAGAAGTTTTTGCCAATGCCATTCACAACGCAAGCCACCGCACAAAGTATAATTTTATTGCCGTAAACTGCTCTGCCTTCAGTAAAGAACTATTGGAAAACGAACTCTTTGGTCACAAAGCAGGTGCCTTCACCGGCGCGATAAAAGATTCGAAAGGCATTTTTGAAGAGGCAGACAAAGGAACTGTTTTCCTGGATGAAATTGGTGAAATGCCACTCGATCTTCAGGCTAAACTATTACGAGTTCTTGAATCCGGAGAATTTTTAAAAGTTGGAGACAGCAAAACCACGAAAATCGATGTGAGGATTATCGCAGCCACCAACCGGGATCTCGAAAAAGAAATAGAAAACGGAAATTTCCGGGAAGACCTGTTTTACAGGATCAATATCTTTACCGTGCATCTTCCGCCCCTTCGGGAAAGAGTGAATGATATCGAAGATCTTACCTACAGCTTTCTGAAGAACTTTTCTTTAAAAATAGGAAAAAAAATATCCGGATTTTCAAAAGAATATGCAGAAGCTTTAAAAAAACATCCCTGGAAAGGAAACATCCGTGAACTACGGAATGTCATTGAGAGAAGCACTATTCTGACAGATGGAGAAGAACTTCAGATAGACTCACTTCCACAGGATTTTCAAAATAGTCAGGAAATCAATTTGAAAGGAAAAACCTTGTCGGCTTTTGAACTTGCTGGTGCCGAAAAAATCCATATCCAAAAAGTACTGAACTATGCCAACGGAAATAAAACCAAAACAGCAGAACTTTTAGGAATTGCCCTCACAACATTGTATAGGAAAATAGAAGAATATCAGATTAAATAG
- a CDS encoding DUF7674 family protein, with the protein MNYQDAIAEINLALPSCREEFKETYKANNSFMVISTFTRQIRNAIQDQNQKILTNALQKMNELYDKGDTALKNAIENVFIYALDSMTFSCGIERRTLVFSQLSSGLNSKYLQQVYKTGL; encoded by the coding sequence ATGAACTATCAGGATGCCATTGCAGAGATTAATCTCGCACTTCCTTCTTGCAGAGAAGAATTTAAAGAAACGTATAAAGCTAATAATTCGTTTATGGTAATAAGCACATTCACAAGGCAGATTAGAAATGCAATTCAGGATCAAAATCAAAAAATTCTTACCAATGCTTTGCAGAAAATGAATGAACTGTACGACAAAGGAGATACCGCCCTTAAAAATGCCATAGAAAATGTATTTATCTATGCTCTGGACAGCATGACTTTCAGTTGCGGAATCGAAAGAAGAACATTAGTTTTTTCACAACTCTCTTCAGGTCTTAACAGCAAATATTTACAACAGGTTTATAAAACGGGACTTTAA
- a CDS encoding DUF421 domain-containing protein, producing MGNIFFENWTKVGHVALLTVISFVTLFLFIRISGKRTLAKFNAFDFVVTVTLGSVLAYMMLAQVNLTEGVVVLFLIISMQLLFAKTFPQIQGCGKTT from the coding sequence ATGGGAAATATATTTTTCGAAAACTGGACTAAAGTGGGACATGTTGCATTACTTACGGTCATTTCTTTTGTTACCCTTTTTTTATTCATAAGAATTTCGGGAAAACGTACTCTTGCCAAATTTAATGCGTTCGATTTTGTTGTAACGGTAACGCTAGGATCTGTTTTGGCTTATATGATGCTTGCGCAGGTGAACCTTACTGAAGGTGTCGTGGTGTTATTCCTTATCATTTCAATGCAGTTACTATTCGCAAAAACTTTCCCGCAGATCCAAGGTTGTGGAAAAACTACTTAA
- a CDS encoding YetF domain-containing protein, which translates to MEKLLNSSPKLLFYKGSYLKNSMEQELVTEEEILASIRQKGIVNVEDVLAVVIEANGDLSVIKKTDNSSLNSTLHGIEREDKEKF; encoded by the coding sequence GTGGAAAAACTACTTAATTCATCACCAAAGCTGTTATTTTACAAAGGCAGCTATCTTAAAAATAGTATGGAGCAGGAGTTAGTAACTGAAGAAGAAATTTTGGCTTCCATCCGCCAGAAAGGAATAGTAAATGTAGAAGATGTATTGGCGGTAGTTATCGAAGCTAATGGAGATCTCAGTGTTATTAAAAAAACTGATAACAGCAGCCTAAACAGCACATTGCATGGTATTGAAAGAGAAGACAAAGAAAAGTTTTAA
- a CDS encoding fatty acid desaturase: MAIFIFIIIHWYASLFFQSVFHHRYAAHNLFTMSKFWERIFYIGCFITQGSSYISAYTYGLMHRLHHAHTDKTEDPHSPHNDPNPFIMMWTTRNNYFNLHIGKTEAAEKYKKNLPDWEKFDKIAHNYITRFCWIGLYILIYSLLATAWWQWLFLPATIIMGSLQGMAVNWWAHKFGYENYKLNNTSKNILPFDFLFWGEAYHNNHHKHPQKPNNAAQWFEWDMGFQTMLFLQKLKIIKIRHQ, encoded by the coding sequence ATGGCAATATTCATTTTTATAATCATACATTGGTATGCCTCGCTTTTTTTTCAGTCGGTTTTTCATCACCGTTATGCTGCCCACAACCTTTTCACCATGTCAAAATTTTGGGAAAGAATATTTTACATAGGTTGTTTTATAACACAGGGATCATCTTATATCAGTGCCTACACTTATGGTTTAATGCATCGTTTGCATCATGCACACACAGATAAAACCGAAGATCCCCACTCACCACATAATGATCCCAATCCTTTCATTATGATGTGGACTACGCGTAACAATTATTTTAATCTTCACATAGGAAAGACAGAGGCTGCAGAAAAATACAAAAAGAATCTGCCGGATTGGGAGAAATTTGATAAAATAGCACACAACTATATTACAAGATTTTGCTGGATCGGTTTATATATCCTCATTTATAGCTTACTGGCGACTGCATGGTGGCAATGGCTCTTTCTTCCGGCAACGATAATTATGGGTTCTTTACAGGGAATGGCTGTGAACTGGTGGGCTCATAAATTTGGTTATGAAAATTATAAGCTTAATAACACTTCAAAAAATATTTTGCCTTTTGATTTTCTTTTTTGGGGAGAAGCGTATCATAACAATCATCATAAGCATCCACAAAAACCAAATAATGCAGCGCAATGGTTTGAATGGGATATGGGTTTCCAGACAATGCTTTTTTTACAAAAACTTAAAATAATCAAAATCAGGCATCAATAA
- a CDS encoding helix-turn-helix domain-containing protein, giving the protein MKLYIKYMVSLRCKMVVHQELEKLDIKNARVDLGVVELFNDISAAQRRKLKENLLKTGLELLDDKKSILIEKIKNAVTEMIHFSEALPKENFSEYISKKLGYDYTYLANTFSEIKGITLQQFVIINKIEKVKELILYDELNLTEISYQLNYSSVAHLSNQFKKITGLSPSFYKQLKKQRMQNLEDL; this is encoded by the coding sequence ATGAAGCTGTACATAAAATATATGGTAAGCTTACGCTGCAAAATGGTGGTCCATCAGGAACTGGAAAAACTGGATATTAAAAATGCCAGGGTGGATCTTGGCGTGGTAGAATTGTTTAATGATATCAGTGCCGCACAAAGACGTAAACTTAAGGAGAATTTGCTGAAAACAGGACTGGAGCTTTTAGATGACAAGAAAAGTATTCTGATAGAAAAAATTAAAAATGCAGTCACTGAAATGATTCATTTTTCCGAAGCTCTTCCGAAAGAAAATTTCTCAGAATATATCAGCAAAAAGTTGGGCTATGACTACACGTATCTCGCCAATACATTCTCTGAAATAAAAGGAATTACCTTACAGCAATTTGTCATTATCAACAAAATAGAGAAGGTGAAGGAACTCATCCTGTACGATGAGCTCAACCTTACGGAGATATCCTATCAGCTCAATTACAGCAGCGTTGCACATCTATCCAACCAGTTTAAAAAAATAACAGGACTTAGCCCATCCTTTTACAAGCAGCTTAAAAAACAGAGGATGCAAAATTTGGAAGACCTTTAG
- a CDS encoding calcium:proton antiporter has translation MKNKNYLLGWTIIVPSIAWIAYLAHYYIGGHAYSLFLSLLLIGAVLAAVYHSETIAYRLGEPYGTLLLAFAITVIEVSLIISIMLSSKGLETIHLARDTVFAAVMIILTGIIGTCIIVGSLRYKQQIFTLQGVGTAMITLIVIVVFLLILPNYTTSHDNGEYTSGQLIFISVISLALYIAFTMVQTIRHRAFFIAPIPKINDKIEINEEPEILPEKPSRRVMFFSIFFLILCLGIVVLLAKYLSKDVDALVLKAGAPKTIVGIIIAGIVLLPEGIAAIRASYNNRLQTSLNLAFGSALASIGLSIPAVAVVSVFADFRMTLGIDIKSMLLLGLSLFIITISLATGRTNIMQGLVLISIFLLYLFTTLVP, from the coding sequence ATGAAAAATAAGAACTATTTGCTTGGCTGGACTATAATTGTACCCTCAATAGCCTGGATTGCTTATCTTGCCCATTATTATATCGGGGGACATGCCTATTCATTGTTTTTAAGCTTACTTCTCATCGGCGCAGTACTTGCAGCGGTTTACCATTCTGAAACTATCGCCTACAGGCTTGGAGAACCTTACGGAACTCTGCTTCTTGCCTTTGCAATTACTGTAATAGAAGTTTCTTTGATTATTTCCATTATGCTTAGCTCCAAAGGATTAGAAACAATACATCTTGCCAGAGATACGGTCTTCGCGGCAGTGATGATCATCCTTACCGGGATTATCGGAACGTGTATTATCGTAGGATCACTTCGCTACAAGCAGCAGATCTTTACGCTTCAGGGGGTAGGCACGGCGATGATTACACTCATTGTAATTGTTGTTTTTCTTTTAATCCTCCCCAATTACACCACCAGTCATGATAACGGGGAGTATACATCAGGACAGCTTATATTTATATCTGTAATTTCTCTTGCTCTTTATATTGCTTTTACAATGGTTCAAACCATAAGACACCGTGCATTCTTTATTGCACCAATTCCTAAAATAAATGACAAGATCGAAATTAACGAAGAGCCGGAAATACTTCCGGAAAAGCCAAGCCGCAGAGTCATGTTTTTTAGTATCTTTTTTCTTATTCTATGTCTGGGTATTGTTGTTTTACTGGCCAAATACCTCTCAAAGGATGTCGATGCACTTGTGTTGAAAGCGGGAGCGCCGAAAACAATCGTTGGGATTATCATTGCCGGAATTGTACTTCTTCCCGAAGGTATCGCAGCAATAAGAGCTTCCTATAACAACAGGCTTCAGACAAGCCTTAATCTTGCCTTTGGTTCGGCACTGGCGAGCATCGGGCTCAGTATTCCTGCCGTTGCTGTGGTTTCTGTCTTTGCAGATTTCAGGATGACATTAGGAATCGATATAAAATCAATGCTTCTTTTGGGTTTGTCGCTATTCATTATTACCATATCATTGGCAACAGGCCGTACCAATATCATGCAGGGGCTGGTTCTGATATCCATATTTTTATTATACCTTTTTACAACACTTGTCCCATAG
- a CDS encoding PIG-L family deacetylase, translating into MFRKVIVVFILSSYSVFCSAQQVRPSKSSEIYRELKTLKHLPKVLYLAAHPDDENTGLLSWLINGQNVETGYLSLTRGDGGQNLLGTEQGAALGLIRTHELLEARKLDGAQQFFTRAIDFGFSKNTTDTFKQWEENSIIADVVWVIRTFRPDVIICRFPPTAAAGHGQHAASAVVAEKAFKLAGEKTAFPHQLKYVNVWQPKRILWNTFRFGSVNTTAENQLKITVGQYDAQLGMGYGELAGLSRSLHKSQGAGTQSVAGVKTEYFSHVAGEPAKENLFDGISKTWTSQGNADIDQSLDQIISNFNFNNPDLSLPALLALRKKVMALKDSDLKKDKIKSLDQIILSCAGFMGEVVTNRAEAVAGDQYSFRLNLISRAPNSVVLEKVKWLNTSENFNRKLSKDSLITIQHDIQIPADAALTEPYWLSKSPTDAATFSVTNDTLIGLPEAESPLNVLVDVKIGSEKFQVKLPLSFKKLDPVKGDVVEALRIVPALELKFTQPLYMVKENEDLHLSLNVKVNSDQPFSNGKINLTYNGERLGGADVNSIKGKDLTFDYIIPKARLTSIKSNQLQLDASFVADGAIYNKKQVLIQYPHLPSLQYFAPASVNVMKGDIQANVKKVGYVQGAGDFIPEFLRIAGIQVDVLKDEDFYGNLNESGNSNPNKLSQYDAIVLGVRTNNTEKNLGRWMPFLWSYVKAGGNLVMQYNTNQDTTVDQLGIYNFRIANKRVTEENAAVTFLNPNHKLLNFPNKITQDDFKGWVQERGAYFPDQWDAAYEPLFEMHDTGEEPLQGSTLYAKYGKGNFIYTPLAFFRQLPAGNVGAARLFLNFLSAQKN; encoded by the coding sequence ATGTTCAGAAAAGTAATCGTTGTTTTTATCCTTAGCTCTTACTCGGTTTTTTGTTCGGCCCAACAGGTTCGACCCTCAAAATCATCCGAAATTTACCGAGAACTCAAAACCCTTAAACACCTGCCTAAAGTTTTATACCTTGCGGCTCATCCCGATGATGAAAATACAGGATTACTTTCCTGGCTGATTAACGGGCAAAATGTAGAAACAGGATATCTGTCTTTAACAAGAGGCGATGGAGGACAGAACTTATTGGGGACAGAACAAGGTGCTGCATTGGGATTGATCAGAACCCATGAACTTTTAGAAGCAAGAAAATTAGACGGTGCCCAACAGTTTTTTACCCGGGCGATTGATTTCGGGTTTTCTAAAAATACGACTGACACTTTTAAACAATGGGAAGAAAACAGCATTATTGCAGATGTTGTCTGGGTTATCCGTACATTCCGTCCGGATGTAATTATTTGTCGTTTTCCGCCTACGGCTGCGGCGGGACACGGACAGCATGCGGCTTCGGCAGTAGTTGCAGAAAAGGCTTTTAAGCTTGCAGGCGAAAAAACAGCATTCCCGCATCAACTCAAATATGTCAATGTATGGCAGCCAAAACGCATATTGTGGAATACATTCCGGTTTGGTTCGGTAAATACTACTGCTGAAAATCAACTTAAAATTACCGTTGGGCAATATGATGCACAGCTGGGAATGGGTTATGGCGAATTGGCCGGGCTCAGCAGAAGCTTACACAAAAGCCAGGGTGCAGGAACACAGTCTGTAGCAGGAGTAAAAACGGAATATTTTTCCCACGTTGCCGGCGAGCCTGCCAAAGAAAATCTTTTTGACGGAATCAGTAAAACATGGACGTCACAGGGAAATGCTGACATTGATCAATCATTAGATCAAATTATTTCAAATTTTAATTTCAACAATCCGGATCTTAGCTTACCTGCATTGCTTGCTTTGCGAAAAAAGGTAATGGCATTAAAGGATTCAGACTTGAAAAAAGATAAAATTAAATCTCTTGACCAGATTATTCTAAGCTGCGCCGGATTTATGGGGGAAGTAGTGACCAATCGGGCTGAAGCCGTTGCCGGAGATCAATACAGCTTCAGGCTGAATCTGATTTCAAGAGCTCCAAATTCTGTTGTTTTAGAAAAGGTAAAATGGCTGAATACATCAGAAAACTTTAATAGGAAATTATCCAAAGATTCTTTAATTACCATTCAGCATGACATTCAGATTCCTGCAGATGCAGCACTCACAGAACCTTATTGGTTATCAAAATCTCCCACAGACGCGGCAACTTTTTCTGTCACAAATGATACGTTAATCGGTTTGCCGGAAGCAGAATCTCCACTGAATGTTTTGGTTGACGTAAAAATCGGCTCGGAAAAGTTTCAGGTTAAACTTCCCTTATCGTTCAAAAAATTAGATCCCGTAAAAGGTGATGTGGTGGAAGCACTGCGCATTGTTCCTGCATTGGAACTGAAATTTACGCAGCCGCTGTATATGGTCAAAGAAAATGAAGATTTACATTTGAGTCTGAATGTTAAAGTTAATTCAGATCAACCGTTCAGCAATGGAAAAATTAATCTGACGTACAACGGAGAACGATTAGGCGGTGCAGATGTAAATTCGATCAAAGGGAAAGATTTAACCTTCGATTATATCATTCCAAAAGCCAGACTTACTTCAATAAAATCAAATCAGCTACAATTGGATGCCAGTTTTGTGGCAGATGGAGCAATATATAATAAAAAACAGGTATTAATTCAGTATCCGCATTTACCTTCCCTGCAATATTTTGCACCTGCATCAGTCAATGTAATGAAAGGTGATATTCAGGCGAATGTTAAAAAAGTGGGGTACGTTCAAGGTGCGGGAGATTTCATTCCTGAGTTTCTGCGCATTGCAGGTATTCAGGTAGATGTCTTAAAAGACGAAGATTTTTACGGAAACCTAAATGAATCCGGAAACAGTAACCCAAACAAGCTTTCGCAATATGATGCAATCGTACTGGGTGTTCGTACCAATAACACGGAGAAAAATCTGGGCAGATGGATGCCTTTTTTATGGTCTTATGTAAAAGCAGGGGGAAATCTGGTGATGCAGTATAACACCAACCAGGATACAACGGTTGATCAATTGGGAATATACAATTTCCGTATTGCCAACAAGCGGGTTACCGAAGAAAATGCAGCCGTTACCTTTTTAAATCCGAATCATAAATTGCTGAATTTCCCGAATAAAATTACTCAGGATGATTTTAAAGGCTGGGTACAGGAGCGAGGCGCGTATTTTCCGGATCAGTGGGATGCAGCGTATGAACCGCTTTTTGAAATGCACGACACCGGTGAAGAGCCGCTGCAGGGTTCAACATTATATGCAAAATACGGAAAGGGTAATTTTATTTATACACCGCTTGCATTTTTTAGACAGCTGCCCGCAGGAAATGTAGGCGCCGCAAGATTATTTTTGAACTTTTTATCTGCGCAGAAAAACTGA
- a CDS encoding sodium:solute symporter, translated as MSTIDWTVLICTLVAVVVYGVFIGRGQKSNASYLKADNKMPWYIVLIGIMATQASAITFLSAPGQAYTDGMRFVQYYFGLPLAMIVICITFIPIFQRLNVYTAYEYLENRFDKKTRVLTSLLFLFSRGLSTGISIYAPSIILSSVLNWNIYLTNVLTGGILLIYTYVGGAKAIAHTQKLQFLIILGTMAFAGFLLIENMPDGIGFKDALYLAGKSGKLNVITTEFDWKDKYNIWSGIIGGFFLALSYFGTDQSQVGRYITAKDNTNAKMGLLLNGLVKIPMQFAILLIGAMLFAFFSLKPAPIYFNERSYQHLKETQPQQAAVFEKEHQDLQAKFNAESHEILKLKETHAPQLEAKIQDFKNTQSQVKALHGRVEEAINSSNFNAEKTDTNYIFLYFVKNTLPVGMIGLLFAVIFLASWGSISAALNSLAACSVKDIHLIFKKEVPDEKTELKYSRLHTLAWGIFSIGVAMFATQMGSLIEAVNVLGSLFYGPILGIFLVAFYYKKINGQNVFIAAILAEITVIAVYQFDIVSFLWLNVIGAAAVIIFSAIGVLFYKPKAVNS; from the coding sequence ATGAGTACGATCGATTGGACAGTTCTTATTTGTACACTGGTTGCAGTGGTGGTTTACGGCGTATTTATCGGGCGTGGACAAAAAAGCAACGCATCTTACCTGAAAGCAGATAATAAAATGCCGTGGTACATTGTGCTGATCGGAATTATGGCGACTCAGGCAAGTGCCATTACATTTCTTTCGGCGCCGGGACAGGCGTATACCGACGGGATGCGTTTCGTGCAATATTACTTTGGGCTGCCTTTGGCAATGATTGTCATCTGTATTACTTTTATCCCGATTTTTCAGCGCCTAAATGTATATACGGCTTACGAATATTTAGAAAATCGTTTTGATAAAAAAACACGAGTGCTCACTTCACTGCTTTTTCTTTTTTCGAGAGGATTGTCAACAGGAATCAGCATTTATGCGCCGAGCATCATCTTATCAAGTGTGTTGAACTGGAATATCTATTTAACCAATGTTTTAACAGGCGGAATTTTGCTGATTTACACCTACGTTGGCGGCGCAAAAGCGATCGCGCATACCCAAAAACTACAGTTTCTCATTATTTTGGGAACCATGGCTTTCGCGGGCTTTTTACTTATTGAAAATATGCCGGATGGAATCGGTTTTAAAGATGCGCTTTATCTGGCGGGGAAATCCGGGAAGCTCAATGTCATCACCACGGAATTCGACTGGAAAGACAAATACAACATCTGGAGCGGGATCATTGGCGGATTTTTTCTCGCGCTTTCTTACTTCGGGACCGACCAGAGCCAGGTGGGGAGATATATTACGGCGAAAGACAATACCAATGCAAAAATGGGATTGCTGCTGAACGGATTGGTAAAAATCCCGATGCAGTTTGCGATTCTCCTGATCGGCGCCATGCTTTTCGCTTTCTTTTCTCTAAAGCCGGCTCCGATTTATTTTAACGAACGTTCTTATCAGCATTTAAAGGAAACACAACCTCAGCAGGCTGCGGTATTCGAAAAAGAGCATCAGGATTTACAGGCAAAATTTAATGCAGAATCACATGAAATTCTGAAGCTGAAAGAAACGCATGCTCCGCAGCTAGAAGCAAAAATTCAGGATTTTAAAAATACGCAGTCTCAGGTTAAAGCACTTCACGGAAGGGTAGAGGAGGCGATCAACAGCTCAAATTTTAATGCCGAGAAAACCGATACCAATTATATTTTCCTGTATTTCGTGAAAAATACACTGCCGGTAGGAATGATCGGGTTGCTGTTTGCCGTTATTTTCCTGGCGAGCTGGGGTTCTATTTCGGCGGCGCTGAATTCTCTGGCCGCCTGTTCGGTGAAAGATATTCATCTGATCTTTAAAAAAGAAGTCCCGGATGAGAAAACCGAACTGAAATACAGCCGACTCCATACGTTAGCCTGGGGAATTTTTTCCATCGGGGTCGCGATGTTTGCTACACAGATGGGCTCGCTTATTGAAGCGGTAAATGTGTTGGGTTCTCTTTTCTACGGCCCGATCCTGGGGATTTTCCTCGTGGCGTTTTACTATAAAAAAATCAACGGACAGAATGTTTTTATCGCGGCGATCTTAGCCGAAATTACGGTGATTGCCGTGTATCAGTTCGATATTGTTTCATTTCTCTGGCTCAACGTGATCGGCGCAGCAGCGGTGATTATATTTTCAGCGATCGGGGTATTGTTTTATAAACCGAAAGCAGTAAATTCGTAA